The Cardiocondyla obscurior isolate alpha-2009 unplaced genomic scaffold, Cobs3.1 scaffold53_0_225703, whole genome shotgun sequence genome includes a window with the following:
- the LOC139112817 gene encoding uncharacterized protein has product MGMTSNQKQVLPSQGGRILRDRRGGSTVPAPAMSSSNDGQSSACSAGALVATASAMFSHEDRSDGEDHQSRLSSGEDTRRVAAPFTDTDGEYMKLPRIVDMKVVKKARANKLGPKSKARAKVNRKTNQPSDEEVLFSAVRPNAGSPPPATALTETGATTATEEDDKRLSRPMEADDIEENADTDVINIESSDASDASIRTTASGAAKRTRRRNNRDIKTKTRRMASNSSSSEDNPFEEDQREKRGRPVVTGKGVRILAIQEKTKELQSLKDEIRTMREIAEGGYDPSDFKGKRRTQMAEKIEQESTGLPIQALAADILQTAKKIEGVAVKSGNLKGGFVRILREAALRIEISADAMSRKVLPAETTDVGTIDQLRAEVLQLREELKQAREAAIIRPPTSSPTTREENADDIAMEVEAGEVAESSTAPPPPSVVLPSKKEWPPAMRPPLKGHSKVLSDSEDAGPSVLLPRRKTPSKDIEGIIDNKLAAFFKVVQTQMRDMATTLMERLDPRVSSSGARENTSTVSVPKDNTKKRPVPEEDPKKIKSKKEDPKKIGKDEGQRSKISTSSKQPSVSKQTATSRRPTSAGPTSRKENVPEKPVPRSTDKETWSQVVGRKARKGTKQPPRPTASSSSAPANARQKGGKKKGDKPATNSSNKIPAAKPKGKKKTRRRAPRTSAVVLSAPGAEYDKLMAEVRAKIKLSEVGISEKVSMRTTATGALLIQIPGSESDCKADALAGLMKEVLANREDVKISRPTITAELRVWPLEPSITKEEVIEAVTSKGLCQPKDVQAGDMRQIAGSMNSLWLRLPLTAAKKASEGGKLAIGWTRVKVALLDPRPMRCFKCLERGHTRERCPNKVDRSGKCYRCGNTGHVARVCTATPRCPICADIGRRADHILGGKQCTTRNRRGSPPSGGNKLRTSEETAMEVDIPPPADALPQRRRPLEETTCRYLMALSLLQANIGHSRPAQDLFLHTMAETGSTLGVISEPHRIPENHPSWIEDETKTVALTWRWWQGAPPCAPIGRGRHFAAVHWGPFAVVGTYLPPSGSSTEYEEWLEEIGVCIGGLRPLPVVLAGDFNAWSTAWGSRLTNKRGKILEEWAASWDLVLLNKGKVSTCIRAQGESVIDLTWASPAAANLVRQWRVATELEHLSDHRYISVKFGLQATPARNRRRPSESRWASKKIREDVFRASLEVSCWSRESQNTRSVTSVQSEADWFMEEITNACNASMPKVRRNPRRSAYWWNENIAELRREATQKRREVTRCRDKPGRLAALDIYKAARKDLRTAIRKAKTEAWESLLQDLDDDPWGLAYKIVTKKLRTPAPSVTETLDPTLIREVVNSLFPDAPRGPRPEDFTTGRFISQREEIPSLEEEEFGVAVRRSLKGNTAPGPDGIQKKILSLALPLIGDKLKHLLDRCLKEQAFPQQWKCARLVLLKKKGKEDNAPSSFRPICLLDEAGKLLERVIANRLVQHLKEVGPNLSASQYGFREGLSTVDAILRLRSLSEEITSQGGVAMGILIDISNAFNSLPWEAIMEALRRHRIPTYLQAAVREYFVNRSITYKDRDGNTREKLLRRGVPQGSVLGPLLWNLGYNAVLHVALPPGCHTLCYADDTIVLAGGDNWQEARARAQVATQAVLTAIRKLGLEVAMNKTEALWFYNKAQGPPPYNKVFLDSAEVIVTPTVKYLGLLIDGQWAFREHITTIAAKAASSATALRGILPNLGGPSGAARQLYANTVRSIVMYGAPVWANDLALSRSGRTALEKAFHLVNVRSARVYRTVSRAAAAVLAGVPPLDLTATEHSRVYEGLRKFERKHGVRPTPIIKNRVRLYYRAKTLKAWKARLRAQVRVEGGRVVGAVEPILEEWLAVKRRLSFHAAQVVSGHGCFASYLRRIGKEESVRCHHCEAPRDDAQHTLEGCLAWQEERADLIRKTGCNLSLPAIMKKMVDDEEAYKAFHTFAGRVMSAKEDAERQRRGQPVNSTPGVGQTSSQGNHAPTGVHRARRVGGATEEIASAMIDGAMIGGSSLGKAKRPGPASKKRDAMRTSPYLAPLVERLRTSRASSPTPSIMSNATTDIQSDTICVTDVEDDSSVDFDLSTMSTRKGDVLPHGRIRRIGVRQATSSGG; this is encoded by the exons ATGGGAATGACGTCCAATCAGAAGCAGGTTTTACCGTCTCAGGGGGGTCGGATCCTCAGAGACCGGCGTGGTGGGAGTACCGTCCCGGCTCCCGCCATGTCGTCATCCAACGACGGGCAATCCAGCGCTTGCTCCGCAGGGGCGCTGGTGGCTACAGCGTCTGCGATGTTTTCGCATGAAGATCGGTCCGACGGAGAGGATCATCAATCCAGGCTATCTTCAGGAGAAGATACGCGAAGAGTGGCCGCCCCTTTTACGGATACAGACGGGGAATATATGAAACTTCCCCGGATAGTCGACATGAAGGTGGTAAAGAAGGCCAGAGCTAATAAACTTGGCCCGAAGAGTAAGGCGCGCGCCAAAGTTAATCGCAAGACGAACCAACCGTCTGACGAAGAGGTGTTGTTCAGCGCTGTGAGACCAAATGCTGGCTCGCCTCCGCCGGCGACAGCGCTTACGGAAACCGGCGCAACCACGGCCACGGAAGAGGACGACAAACGGCTATCCCGCCCAATGGAAGCAGATGACATAGAGGAGAACGCGGACACCGACGTGATAAACATCGAGTCGTCGGACGCATCAGATGCTTCCATACGAACTACCGCATCAGGAGCAGCCAAGAGAACTCGGAGAAGAAACAACCGCGACATCAAGACGAAGACTCGTCGTATGGCATCGAATTCTTCTTCATCGGAAGATAATCCCTTCGAGGAGGAccagagagagaaacgaggaaGACCCGTCGTTACCGGCAAAGGCGTCCGCATCTTGGCAATTCAAGAGAAGACCAAGGAGTTGCAATCTCTCAAAGACGAAATAAGAACCATGAGAGAAATTGCCGAAGGTGGATATGACCCTTCCGACTTTAAGGGCAAACGCCGCACTCAAATGGCTGAGAAGATAGAGCAGGAGTCTACCGGCCTGCCCATTCAGGCACTTGCGGCTGACATTTTACAAACAGCCAAAAAGATAGAGGGAGTTGCGGTCAAGTCCGGCAATCTGAAAGGCGGATTTGTTCGCATACTTAGAGAGGCAGCACTCAGGATTGAGATAAGTGCAGATGCCATGTCCCGCAAGGTACTTCCTGCGGAGACCACGGACGTCGGAACAATCGATCAGCTGAGGGCTGAAGTACTTCAGTTGCGAGAAGAACTGAAGCAAGCTCGCGAGGCCGCGATAATTCGTCCCCCAACTTCATCACCGACAACAAGAGAGGAAAACGCGGACGACATCGCAATGGAGGTAGAAGCTGGTGAGGTGGCTGAGTCGTCTACCGCTCCGCCTCCTCCATCTGTAGTTTTGCCATCTAAGAAGGAGTGGCCACCAGCAATGAGGCCGCCATTAAAAGGACACAGTAAAGTCCTTTCTGACAGCGAAGACGCTGGACCTTCAGTTTTGCTCCCTCGGCGTAAAACGCCCAGCAAGGACATAGAGGGCATCATAGACAACAAGTTAGCTGCCTTCTTCAAGGTCGTCCAAACCCAGATGCGGGACATGGCGACCACACTAATGGAGCGACTGGATCCTCGAGTCTCTTCCAGCGGAGCCCGAGAAAACACCTCTACGGTATCCGTCCCCAAGGACAATACCAAGAAGCGCCCGGTTCCCGAGGAAGATCCCAAGAAGATCAAGTCCAAGAAGGAAGATCCCAAGAAGATAGGAAAAGACGAGGGCCAGAGATCTAAGATCTCTACCTCCTCCAAGCAACCGTCTGTCTCTAAACAGACGGCCACGAGCAGAAGGCCGACGAGTGCCGGTCCCACCTCTCGGAAGGAGAATGTTCCCGAGAAGCCTGTCCCACGCTCCACAGACAAAGAGACATGGTCTCAAGTCGTGGGACGCAAGGCCAGAAAAGGGACCAAACAACCGCCGAGACCCACagcttcctcttcttcggcgCCCGCTAATGCGCGACAGaagggaggaaagaagaaaggtgATAAACCTGCCACCAATTCTTCTAACAAAATTCCTGCGGCGAAGCCCAagggaaagaagaagacgagAAGAAGAGCTCCAAGAACTTCTGCAGTCGTCCTGTCAGCTCCCGGCGCGGAGTATGACAAACTTATGGCAGAGGTCAGAGCAAAGATAAAGTTATCCGAGGTGGGCATCAGCGAAAAAGTCTCAATGCGCACAACGGCGACTGGCGCTCTGCTGATCCAAATACCCGGATCAGAGAGCGATTGCAAGGCTGATGCTTTAGCCGGCCTAATGAAGGAGGTGTTGGCAAACAGAGAGGACGTCAAGATCTCTCGCCCAACTATAACTGCGGAGCTGCGTGTCTGGCCGCTGGAGCCTTCCATAACTAAGGAGGAGGTCATCGAGGCTGTGACAAGTAAAGGTCTATGTCAGCCAAAAGACGTACAGGCTGGAGACATGCGACAGATTGCCGGCAGCATGAATAGTCTGTGGCTCAGGCTGCCACTCACTGCCGCAAAGAAGGCCTCGGAAGGAGGCAAACTCGCCATAGGCTGGACAAGGGTCAAGGTGGCCCTTCTGGATCCCCGCCCAATGAGATGCTTCAAGTGTTTGGAGCGGGGCCATACAAGAGAGAGATGCCCGAACAAGGTGGATAGGTCGGGCAAATGCTACCGTTGCGGAAACACGGGACATGTGGCGAGAGTATGCACGGCCACTCCCAGATGCCCAATCTGCGCTGACATCGGAAGAAGAGCCGACCACATCTTGGGTGGTAAACAATGTACCACCCGAAACAGAAGAGGAAGCCCACCGAGCGGAGGAAACAAACTTCGCACCAGTGAAGAGACAGCGATGGAAGTGGACATCCCGCCTCCTGCCGACGCACTGCCTCAACGAAGAAGGCCCCTGGAGGAGACAACCTGCCGTTATCTAATGGCCCTTTCGCTTCTTCAGGCAAACATTGGCCACTCTCGCCCTGCGCAAGATCTGTTCTTGCATACGATGGCCGAGACTGGCAGCACACTAGGAGTGATCTCGGAGCCACACCGCATCCCCGAGAACCACCCATCCTGGATAGAGGACGAGACGAAGACGGTGGCGCTGACGTGGAGGTGGTGGCAAGGAGCACCCCCCTGCGCTCCCATCGGCCGTGGTCGGCATTTCGCCGCGGTACATTGGGGCCCGTTTGCTGTAGTTGGCACATACTTGCCACCATCGGGCTCTTCTACGGAGTACGAAGAATGGTTGGAGGAGATCGGCGTGTGCATCGGCGGACTTCGGCCACTTCCCGTGGTGTTGGCCGGGGACTTCAATGCCTGGTCTACGGCTTGGGGTTCCCGGCTAACAAACAAACGAGGGAAAATCCTCGAGGAATGGGCGGCTTCGTGGGATCTTGTCCTGCTAAATAAAGGCAAGGTCTCGACGTGTATTCGGGCACAGGGGGAGTCTGTGATAGATCTCACATGGGCTTCCCCTGCGGCCGCGAACTTAGTGCGGCAATGGAGGGTGGCTACAGAGCTTGAACATTTGTCAGATCATAGATACATATCTGTAAAGTTCGGGCTTCAAGCCACACCTGCAAGAAATAGAAGACGTCCTTCCGAGTCAAGATGGGCGTCCAAGAAAATCAGAGAGGATGTCTTCAGAGCCTCTCTCGAGGTTTCATGCTGGAGTAGAGAGAGCCAGAACACCCGCTCCGTTACATCAGTCCAGAGCGAGGCTGATTGGTTCATGGAAGAGATCACCAATGCTTGCAACGCTTCCATGCCGAAAGTCCGACGTAACCCTCGGCGCTCCGCCTACTGGTGGAATGAAAACATCGCGGAGTTGCGTCGAGAAGCTACACAGAAGAGGAGAGAAGTCACGCGCTGCCGCGACAAACCTGGCAGACTTGCGGCTTTAGACATTTATAAGGCGGCAAGGAAAGACTTGCGTACGGCAATCCGGAAGGCCAAAACTGAGGCCTGGGAAAGCCTTCTTCAAGACTTAGACGACGACCCGTGGGGGTTGGCGTATAAGATAGTGACGAAGAAGCTAAGAACGCCGGCCCCCTCGGTTACTGAAACTTTGGACCCGACTCTCATCCGTGAAGTGGTGAACTCTTTGTTCCCGGACGCTCCCCGGGGACCAAGGCCCGAAGACTTTACTACTGGCCGGTTTATCAGTCAACGCGAGGAAATTCCGTCACTGGAAGAAGAGGAGTTTGGTGTAGCGGTAAGAAGAAGTCTCAAGGGCAATACTGCGCCAGGCCCTGATGGCATACAAAAGAAGATTCTGTCCCTTGCTCTACCATTAATAGGAGACAAACTCAAGCATCTTCTGGATAGATGCTTAAAAGAACAAGCCTTTCCACAACAGTGGAAGTGCGCTAGACTGGTTCTTCTTAAGAAGAAGGGCAAAGAAGACAACGCACCGTCTTCCTTTCGCCCTATTTGTTTGCTGGACGAGGCAGGGAAACTCTTGGAAAGAGTAATAGCAAACCGCCTCGTTCAGCACTTAAAAGAGGTAGGCCCAAATCTGAGCGCCTCTCAATATGGCTTTCGAGAGGGACTGTCGACAGTAGACGCAATCCTGCGGCTGAGATCTCTCTCAGAGGAAATAACTTCCCAGGGGGGAGTCGCCATGGGCATCTTGATAGACATTTCAAATGCTTTTAACTCCCTCCCCTGGGAGGCAATAATGGAGGCCCTCCGGCGGCACAGGATTCCAACATATTTACAAGCCGCCGTGAGAGAGTATTTCGTAAACAGGTCCATCACGTACAAGGACCGTGATGGCAACACACGAGAGAAGTTACTGCGCCGCGGGGTACCCCAAGGGTCTGTTCTAGGACCTTTACTATGGAACCTGGGGTACAACGCGGTACTTCACGTCGCTCTACCTCCCGGCTGTCACACTTTATGTTACGCCGATGACACCATAGTGTTAGCCGGAGGAGATAATTGGCAGGAGGCCCGTGCTAGGGCTCAGGTAGCAACTCAAGCTGTTCTAACGGCCATCAGGAAACTTGGCCTAGAGGTGGCGATGAATAAAACGGAGGCCCTGTGGTTCTACAACAAAGCTCAGGGCCCTCCGCCATACAATAAAGTATTCCTGGACTCGGCGGAAGTCATCGTAACACCCACCGTCAAGTATCTAGGACTCCTCATCGATGGACAGTGGGCGTTTCGTGAGCACATCACCACAATTGCTGCAAAGGCCGCATCCAGCGCAACGGCCTTGAGAGGCATTCTCCCTAACTTAGGGGGGCCCAGTGGAGCAGCAAGACAACTATATGCGAACACGGTGCGGTCTATTGTAATGTATGGAGCGCCGGTGTGGGCGAATGACCTGGCATTGTCCAGAAGTGGTCGTACGGCTTTAGAGAAAGCCTTCCATCTGGTCAATGTCAGGTCGGCGCGAGTATACCGCACCGTGTCGCGAGCAGCGGCTGCGGTATTAGCAGGAGTTCCACCATTGGACCTGACAGCGACGGAGCACTCCCGAGTATACGAGGGACTTAGGAAGTTCGAGAGAAAGCACGGTGTACGGCCGACCCCGATCATCAAAAATCGGGTTAGGTTGTATTACCGTGCTAAGACACTTAAGGCGTGGAAAGCGCGTTTACGCGCCCAAGTAAGGGTAGAAGGAGGCCGAGTAGTTGGCGCAGTAGAGCCAATTTTGGAAGAGTGGCTTGCCGTAAAGCGAAGACTCTCCTTCCATGCAGCGCAGGTGGTGTCGGGGCACGGCTGCTTCGCCTCCTACCTGCGTCGTATTGGTAAGGAGGAATCTGTAAGGTGTCATCACTGTGAGGCACCCCGAGACGACGCGCAGCACACCCTAGAAGGATGTCTTGCGTGGCAAGAAGAGAGAGCTGACCTTATCCGGAAGACAGGATGCAACTTATCCCTTCCGGCTATAATGAAGAAGATGGTGGACGACGAGGAGGCATACAAGGCCTTCCATACATTCGCGGGGCGTGTCATGAGTGCCAAGGAGGACGCTGAACGCCAAAGAAGAGGACAGCCGGTGAACTCCACTCCAGGCGTAGGACAGACATCGTCGCAGGGCAATCATGCCCCAACAGGCGTccatcgtgcgcgccgggttgGAG GGGCAACAGAGGAAATAGCGTCTGCGATGATAGATGGTGCGATGATAGGTGGTTCGAGCCTTGGAAAGGCCAAGAGGCCTGGTCCAGCGAGCAAAAAGAGGGATGCGATGAGGACGTCACCTTATTTAGCTCCCTTAGT
- the LOC139112818 gene encoding uncharacterized protein, which produces MARIDRPGPLSSKVTVSKKGGEASPGQSPLSSRKSASTSRAVSPAPSVTSTASAMDLSDVVMESDYDSTTSLGRKRKRERGRPPTTGEYIGLLQVKQRLREEEDLEEQRRQEKDILNPAVPLTGGLQAKATDLTARFMEELRYDPAASLAAVALEEMQRVLKVASTSKGLKGTFIKTLKESACKTSACLTNLMTRVDTAIMDSPAAETEVLRRKLEAAEKEIALLRDDIATLKNKTAKTGSPKNDSPKGQGQNKTKNLENARRHVEPEEVPAAYRPVLRGRRKMLSPPRLQYRSEEEEDPLLSRLDHLFERWCERKWGRGGIPPPTRLSPKSQQVDKPKKDKKVNEGQKVSSKQTSKPTPLKLAPLATSRPMSATKAQATSSWATVVGRKASKKPGTARNMQEKPPGKQNIGGNKPNQDGKIKQSSKRKIKLPKTAAVTVSCPSGQYNRILGKAKDLIDLTSLGIDSVRPRRALTGAIIYEVAGTDNAVKAKALADKLGEVLADEENVRIAHPIKMAEMRVRNLDDTATSNEIADAIVAATSCDPLSIKIGTPRQGINGLFTVWCRCPLVAAKKLALIGKIKIGWTLARIELLPSRPLQCYKCLQGDMLGTLS; this is translated from the coding sequence ATGGCTCGCATAGATCGACCGGGTCCATTATCATCCAAGGTCACCGTGTCTAAGAAAGGAGGAGAGGCTTCTCCTGGTCAATCGCCTCTTTCGTCTAGGAAGAGTGCGTCTACATCCAGGGCTGTATCGCCTGCGCCTTCCGTCACTTCCACTGCTTCAGCCATGGATTTGTCGGATGTTGTAATGGAGAGCGATTACGATTCGACAACGTCGCTTGGCCGAAAAAGGAAACGCGAACGTGGACGTCCCCCTACGACCGGGGAGTACATTGGGCTGTTGCAAGTCAAGCAGCGGCTACGTGAAGAGGAGGATTTGGAGGAGCAGAGAAGGCAGGAAAAAGATATACTTAATCCTGCTGTTCCTTTAACTGGTGGCTTACAAGCTAAGGCCACCGATTTGACGGCGCGCTTTATGGAAGAGCTTCGTTATGATCCGGCGGCTAGCCTAGCAGCCGTGGCTCTCGAAGAAATGCAACGTGTGTTGAAGGTTGCATCAACATCAAAAGGTCTCAAGGGCACTTTTATTAAGACCCTTAAGGAATCTGCCTGTAAGACAAGCGCATGCCTTACAAACTTGATGACCCGTGTGGACACAGCTATTATGGACTCTCCAGCGGCTGAAACAGAAGTCCTTCGTCGCAAATTAGAAGCGGCTGAAAAGGAAATCGCACTACTCCGGGACGACATtgctacgttaaaaaataaaacagcaaAAACAGGCTCTCCCAAGAATGACTCACCAAAAGGGCAAGgtcaaaataaaactaaaaacttGGAAAATGCCCGACGACATGTAGAACCTGAAGAAGTTCCAGCGGCCTATAGGCCAGTACTTAGAGGTAGGAGGAAGATGCTCAGTCCTCCTAGATTGCAGTATAGgtcagaagaagaagaggaccCTCTTCTCTCGAGACTCGACCATCTCTTTGAGAGATGGTGTGAAAGAAAATGGGGTAGAGGCGGAATTCCTCCTCCAACTCGTCTGTCTCCTAAAAGTCAACAGGTAGACAAAcctaaaaaagataaaaaggtgAATGAAGGACAAAAGGTCTCTTCTAAACAAACATCCAAGCCCACTCCCTTGAAATTAGCTCCTTTAGCAACATCAAGGCCAATGTCGGCCACTAAGGCTCAGGCAACAAGTAGTTGGGCCACTGTTGTAGGAAGAAAGGCAAGTAAAAAGCCTGGTACTGCGCGTAACATGCAAGAAAAACCTCCTGGCAAACAAAATATTGGTGGCAACAAACCAAACCAGGATggcaaaataaaacaatcttCTAAGAGAAAGATTAAGCTGCCTAAAACAGCAGCAGTTACGGTTTCTTGTCCTTCAGGACAATACAACAGAATACTGGGGAAGGCCAAAGACCTGATTGACCTTACCAGCCTTGGCATTGACTCAGTCCGACCAAGGCGTGCGCTTACTGGCGCTATCATATACGAGGTGGCAGGAACTGATAATGCCGTTAAAGCAAAGGCTCTTGCGGATAAACTAGGTGAAGTCCTTGCGGACGAAGAGAACGTGCGAATAGCGCACCCTATAAAGATGGCGGAAATGCGGGTCCGAAATTTAGACGACACCGCAACTTCTAATGAAATTGCCGACGCCATAGTCGCTGCAACCTCCTGCGATCCTCTTAGCATAAAAATAGGTACTCCCAGACAAGGCATTAATGGCCTATTTACGGTTTGGTGCCGCTGTCCTTTAGTCGCGGCTAAAAAACTTGCCCTTATTGGCAAGATAAAAATCGGGTGGACTTTAGCCCGTATTGAGTTACTTCCTAGTCGTCCCCTGCAATGCTATAAATGCTTGCAGGGGGACATGTTAGGAACGCTGTCCTAA